In one window of Candidatus Kinetoplastibacterium blastocrithidii (ex Strigomonas culicis) DNA:
- the gap gene encoding type I glyceraldehyde-3-phosphate dehydrogenase, which yields MAIRVAINGYGRIGRNILRAHYEYGKKNNIEIVAINDMGGSEASAHLTRFDTVHGKFNGSVSVEKDHMVVNGDKIRMLANRNPEELPWKSLDIDVVLECTGAFASKEKSMAHIRSGAKKVIISAPGGEDVDATVVFGVNDNILRSSHTVISNASCTTNCLVPIVKPLNDVVGIENGLMTTIHSYTNDQVLTDVSHKDLRRARSATMSMIPTKTGAAAAVGLVLPELKGKLDGCSIRVPTINVSLVDLSFIAKRETSVKEIHEILKEASEKSLKGVLDFSSDYLVSIDYNHSPASSTFDSTLTKVSGRLVKVFSWYDNEWGFSNRMLDTTAALMLAK from the coding sequence ATGGCAATAAGAGTTGCAATTAATGGGTATGGTCGTATAGGGCGCAATATTTTGCGGGCTCATTATGAATATGGCAAAAAAAATAATATAGAGATAGTTGCTATAAATGATATGGGTGGTTCAGAGGCAAGTGCGCATCTGACTCGTTTTGATACTGTTCATGGCAAATTTAATGGTTCAGTTTCAGTAGAAAAAGATCACATGGTTGTTAATGGTGATAAAATAAGAATGCTTGCTAATCGCAACCCAGAAGAGTTGCCTTGGAAATCACTTGATATTGATGTTGTATTGGAATGTACTGGGGCCTTTGCATCTAAAGAAAAATCTATGGCTCATATTAGAAGTGGGGCAAAAAAGGTTATCATATCGGCACCTGGTGGAGAAGATGTTGATGCTACAGTAGTGTTTGGAGTCAATGATAATATACTTAGGTCATCACATACAGTTATCTCTAATGCCTCTTGTACAACTAATTGTTTGGTTCCTATTGTTAAACCACTAAATGATGTTGTCGGTATAGAAAATGGTCTTATGACTACTATTCATTCTTATACAAATGATCAAGTTCTTACTGATGTCTCTCACAAGGATTTAAGAAGAGCCAGGTCAGCTACTATGAGCATGATTCCTACTAAAACTGGAGCTGCTGCTGCTGTTGGTTTAGTTCTGCCGGAATTAAAAGGTAAGCTGGATGGTTGTTCTATAAGAGTTCCTACCATTAATGTATCATTAGTAGACTTATCTTTTATTGCTAAAAGAGAAACTTCTGTAAAAGAAATACACGAAATATTAAAGGAAGCATCTGAAAAATCTTTGAAAGGAGTTTTAGATTTTAGCTCAGATTATCTTGTCTCTATTGATTATAATCATAGCCCTGCATCTAGTACCTTTGATTCTACCCTAACCAAGGTGTCAGGTAGACTTGTTAAAGTATTTTCATGGTATGACAATGAGTGGGGTTTTTCTAATCGCATGTTAGATACTACTGCTGCTCTCATGTTGGCTAAGTAG